The region CGTCCTGGAGAATCCCTCCTACTGCCACAGAATGCAGAAGATCTTTGGCCTGTACCGCAACACGCCCCTGTCCCCTCTCGCCAGCGCCACCTTCTGGTTTGAGTACGTGATGAGGAACGTTGTCCCAGCTGCACACTGAAGCCTACAGCATGTCCTGGTACTCCAACCACAGCTTGGATGTGGCGACGCTGCTCCTGGCCCTCAGCGGGGCCTCTCTCTGGGCCTCAGTTTCTGTCTGCAGCAGACTGTGCTGCAGGAGCTCCAGGTGAAAGACCAAGCTGGAGTGAGCTTGTTAACTGACAGTGTCTTGATGCGTAATATATTGCCAAATTGTTTATATTGGAACATTTTCATAAGCAGACTGGAAAATACAAGTTTCGTTAAATGTTTATTGAGTTTAACTAAGAATATACACGTTTCAGGCAAAGCAACATTTCACATGAACATTATTTTTGTATAGATGATGTTTTCATTTTTAAATGCAATAGGACCATACAGTAACATATTCGACATTACATCCATGACATTAGAGATGGACTCCTCTCTTCCCTAACGTACAGTAACGTCCTTTACTGTTCTGGaaagtcagagggagagagggagggaggtcacCGCAGTGTAAAAATAAACGTGAGCTTTAATGATGAACATGAGTCACTGTGACTGTTAGCACAGTCCTATCAGAGAGGGCTAcagccttcccctctctctctctctcttactctccctccctctcactcctgctttctctctctctctcccccccctctccctctgataCTGGCCTTATCCACAGACATTAACAACTGTCTGGCTCTCAAGGTAACAGAAGGCTTACTTACGTCACATCGTGTgaatcgatgtgcccttgagcaaggcacttaatcctaaatgctccagggtcgccgttgataatggcagaccctggccgtgaccgcACTCtcagagggtgtctcagggggagttgggatatgcaaattgtacatttccaattcacacatgtaTACAATACACACCTGCacatgtgaaataggacaaatataggCACCCACCAAATGTTCATTATTATATAACAATCTGCATTGGGTGATTGACATAGTTAAAAGAGTAGATACTTACATTTCACAGCTATCCTTATGTACAGTAAATGCTGGAATTGTGCAAGACTTTACATGAATTCCAATGCCTCAAGTCTTATACGTCTATACATTGTGCGTCACCTCCATTACATCACCTCTATGAAATCACCACCAGAGGGCGTGGCTAACCCAGTGAGGTTTGTGTGTCTTGGGTCAAAGGTTACATGAATCTAGTGCTCAAGATGGCCTGAGGGGCAGAGGTGATCATAGGCTGAGATGTGATGACCCCAGGCTGGGAGGCCATCAACATGGGCTGACCGGGCAGCATGGTGGGCTGGGTGTTGATGACGGTGAAGGTCTGTCTGCGTCTCTTGATCTCTCTGGCCATCTGGCACCAGGAGCAGACGTTGCAGAAGGTGGAGTACACACAGTCCGCCATCATGTCACCCTGAACACACATATAGACAGGATTATGATCCCAAAATTCCATGTTTTCTAGAAAtcccagtttggatgattcttggATTTCTTGCTTATTCCTGCCTGAATGTTCCACCCAGGATTTTGTTTCTACTTGCAATGAGGTATCAGCAGAGGTTTCAAACCTGGGATACTGTATGATTACATCGACTACTGGGCTGTTGTATTAACTGGACAGAagctctcaggaggctgaagaaatttgtcttggcactTAAAACCCTCACAattttttacagatgcacaattgagagtatcctgtcgggctgtatcaccgcctggtacggcaactgcaccacccgcaactgcagggctctccagagggtggtgcggtctgtccaacgcatcaccgggggcaaactacctgccctccaggacacctacagtacccgatgtcacaggaaggccaaaaagatcatcaaggacaacaaccacccgagccactgcctgttcaccccgatatcatccagaaggcgaggtcagtacaggtgcatcaaagtggggaccgagggactgaaaaacagcttttatctcaaggtcagattgttaaatagccatcactaacacattataggctgctgccctatataaatagacctgaaatcactggccactttaataatgtttatatatttagcattactcatctcatatgtatatactgtattctatcctattcttcTGTATCTTactctatgccgctctgacattgctcgcccaaatatttatatattgttaatatattccattcctttactttagatttgtgtgtattgtttgatattacttgttagatattaccacaCTTTTGGagccagaaacacaagcatttcgctacacccgcaataacatctgctaaacacgtgtatgtgacgaatatttcaatttttttgatTTGCTGTGTTGTATGTACGGCCTCACGTTTACACAGTCTGTAGGCCTACTCTAACAGTCTTCCTTGTCTAGTTTCTTTATTCAGGTGTTCAGATTGACATTCGTTAACCCACCTGAATGCCATAGCGGTGACGTACAGCCACCCTCATGGACATGGACACAGGAGGAGTGCAAGTTGGCAACCCTACCAGCTGGGTGGAGGACCATAAGACATCCAGCATGGGGAGACAGAAACACTCTCCAAACTCTGAGGTGGTGGTGCAGGCGAAACAGGGGAAGCACCAGTAGGCAAAACAACCTGATCATAGGGTCGCAAAGCGCAGGTCAGGGAAGAGATCTGTTAACACTGATTACGACACTTATCTCACTCACTTTGATTAGTGGCTAGTAACGCTGTCAGTCAGGtccatatgtatttggacagtgacacaATTTGCATCATTTTGGCTCTGCACGCCACCACAatggatttgaaaggaaacaataGATGTGTTTTAAGTGTAGACTTTCATCCTTAATTTAAAGGTTTGTCAAATTTATTGTATGAACCGTGTGGGAATTAGAACAATTTTTATACATAGCCCCCCAATTTTAGGGTCTCAAAAGTTGTTGGACAAACTAACATAATCATAAATGAAATTGTGAGTTTTAATACTTGGTTGGAAATCCCTAGCAGTCAATGACTGCCTGAAGTCTGGAACCAATAGAAATCACTTGATGCTGTTTCTTCCCTGGCGATGCTCTGCCAGGCCTTTACTGCAGTGGTCAGTTCCTGCTTGTTATTGGGGCATTTTGCCTTCAATTTTGCCTTCAGCAAGTGAAATGCATGCTtaattggattcaggtcaggTGATTGACTTGGTCATTGCAGAACATTCCACTTCTTTGCCTTAAACAAGTATTGGGTTGCTTTCAcagtatgcttcgggtcattgtccatctgCACGGTGAAGTGCCGTCAAATTAGTTTTGAAGCATTTGGCTGAATCTGAGCAGATAATGTAGCCCTAACCACTTCAGAATTCATCCTGCTGCTTTTGTCAGCAGTCACATCATCAATAAATACAAAGGAACCAGTTCCATTGGCAGCCATACATGCCCACGCCATAATAttacctccaccatgcttcacagataAGGTGGTATGCTTCGGATCATGAGCAGTTCCTTCCCTTCTCCATAACTCTTCTCTTCCCATCATTCTGGTACAAGTTGATCTttgtctcatctgtccataggATGATTTTCCAGAACTATACAGGCTTTTTTAGATGTTTTTTGACAAACTCTAATCTGGTCTTCCTGTTTTTGAGGCTTACCAAGGGTTTACATCTTGTGATAAACCCTCTATTTACTAGTCTTCTCTTATTGTTGACTTTGACACAGATATGCCTACCTCCTGAAGGGTGTTCTGGATCTGGCCAACTGAAGGGGTTTCTCTTCACCAGGGAAAAAATTATTCTGTCATCCACCACAGTTGTTTTCCGTGGTCTTCCAGGCCTTTTGGTGTTCCTGAGCTCGACAGTGCGTTCTTTCTTTTTAAGAATGTACCAAATGGTTGATTTGGCCACACCTACtgttttttctatttctatgatggttttgttttgtttttcatccTAATGATGGCTTGCTTCACTGGCAGTGACAGCTCTTTGGACTTCATATTGAGGGTTAACAGCAACAGATTCCAAATGCAAATGCCACACAACTCTAAACCTTTTATCTGCTTACTTGTAAATCAACTAATGAGGGAATAACACACACCTGGCCATGGAACAGCTGAGCAGCCATTTGTCTAATTACTTTTGGTCCCttaaaaaggggggggggaccacaaataaaaagtgctgtaattcctACACCGTTCACCCGATTTGGAtgtaaataccctcaaattaaagctgaaagtaTGCACTTTCAGCTCACATTCATTATTTAATTTCAACTCCAATATGCTGTGGTAGACagctaaaataataataacttggactatgtccaaatatttatggacctgactgtatgggCTATAATACTCCATTGATGTCTCAAAATATTCCAAACACGGCGTAAGTCAAAACGGAACAATGTAATGTATAACATATGTGCTTTTTATAAAACAATGTTTTAATAAGGTATTCCGAAATACACAATGTAAATGAATAGTGAACTCTGAATTCACATTTTTGCAGAGAAATGTGAATGATTCGCTGAACACTGGATAAATGGACAAACAAATAGACAGACTCACAGACTTGCAAGTCGTCGAAGCAGTCACAAATGCCAGTGCTCCACTGGTTAGAGTGGACAGCTATGAAAGCTGGTGTCTGGGGCTGAGGAGGCTGAGAATGTTGGTTGTTGATTATCACACTCGTTGCCATGGTGACTGGCCGGCCACTCGACTAAGGACGAAGAACTtgaacaaaaagcaacaacaaaCATCAATGGATTGTTACTTTTTCCTAACTTTTGGCTCTATCTGCCTCCCCAATGCCAACTTGCTGAAATCAAATatgaaatacccccccccccacatctttCACCTGGCTTCGAAATGCACTTTAATAGCTCTGCACTTCCTTCTATTCTAAGTGGCTAATTCACGTCTTACAAGTGGAGCCCCTTCAATCCTCACTTAACAACCAATAGGCTACTGTGTGCACTCTGGTACTGTTTATTTCCAAACTGTAGTCTATAGAGTATTCACCATTAACCTGATGTTAAAACGTTTAAGTCTATGTAGTCTACGTATAAGTCTCCCCATCAAATACAAATCATTGCAGCCTATAATTCTAGTAGTGGGGTATGTTCAATCTAAGTCCTGTTTTATTGAATTATGACTCTTAATAAAATATACTCACCTGAAAGGGACAGCTCTGCCTGGCTGTATCCAGGTTTGTGATAGGTATCTCCGGACCAGAGGTGGCATTAAAAGCCATATCATTCAGGAACTAGAACAGTCACTATTTGCATGTGTGTGGTTTGCATAGGATTCAACACCTTCACTAAAGATCAGTGACATGCAGTATCCTCTGTATTAACGTCACAGAGAAAGGACAGACACTCATCTTTTAATCATTTATTCAGATACATTTATACTGCAAACATGAAAGATATATCTGAATGTATGTTTTGTTGTTTGGAAATGTGTCACACCTATTTCTCTCATATGTTTCTACAATACATTTGGACATGTTTTATACATTTAGCATAGTGGTAGATAAAAAGGTCCAGTTTTCCAAAGGGTTTTGGAAATGTATTTATACATCTTTCACACaccccaaaaaatctaaagggCCTTTACAGATACAGAGTAAACTATTTCAGCTGTCAGCAGGGTGGAAGTGAATGTGAACAACCTAAGAACAGGATACTATTGCAGACCTGCTTGAAACTGAATGGAGAACAGTTTTGGGTGGCTCACAGTACAGGTGTACACGTGTGTGACGTTCAATGGTGACGAGTTTGGTGACAGTGAGCGGTGATAGAAGAGTCAACAGAGGATAGAAAGCACAGGAGATTGGTGGCCCTTTAATTGTGGAGGACGGGCCCGTAGTAATGGCTGAAGcggaatgaatggaatggtatcaaatacaccatttgctccattccggacattattatgagccgtcctcccatcaGCAGCTTCCTGTAGTAGAAAGTGCAGTCCGCGATAAGGCTTGGTATTGTTACTATTCCATTAACATGAGTctaatgatgatgatgttgattatTATTAGTCTAATGACTATGAtgaaggtggaggaggaagaggatgaagaggagggatATATGATGATGAGTAATGATGATGGTGCATGATGACgaagaagaggatgaggaagaaCGAGGTCTGTCCTTATCTTACATGTGGTTGATGAGAGTGACTGGTTGGAGGCGGGTCTTCATCTCTCTTGACATTTGACACCAGGTGCAGGGCCCGCAGAAGAAGGAATAGACACAGTCATTACACATGGTGCCCTtttagggaggagacagagatacatcaCATTACACCTGATCTAGCATCAGTTAACACTGACTACATTAATCAATTAATCAATTAGAGGAGATAGACTATCTGATGGGAGTGATCAGCACTGTGCCATCTTCAGAACATTATGCATTACTCCCTGAGTAGCCTGGTCCTCGATCAGTTTGCTCTACAACTCATTGATTGGCATGACTAGGATTGGCAAGGAGAGGAATTTTAACACAGACAGACTGGTACACAGGCAACTCCCTCAGTATGCAGGTATTGAAACAGACTTTGAGTACTCCAGAAAAAATGTGGGCATGGTCTGGGCCACAGGTAGTCCTGAAACCTAGGTCATTAGTACTGGTTAGGAGAGTTCTGAGATCAGATTAGAAGGTGAGGTGAACATTGTTACttatatttctttcttttttaaggtatttttcttaaaactgcattgtcggttaagggcttgtaagtaagcatttcaatatGGACGTTGTAATCATATGCACTATTTTCACAAAATGTTTAAATAATACTACATCTTCAACAATAATTATGGCCTAGGACTATAAAGCCCAGAGTTTTTTCTGCTCAGATCCTGTGATCAGGAAAAACTCTAGTCATAAGGCATGCCAAACCTTATGACTCGTGTTcttctatacattcatgtacatactacctcaattggcccgaccaaccagtgctccgggacattggctaaccgggctatctgcattgtgtcccgccacacaccacccgccaacccctcttttacactactgctactctctgttcatcatatatgcatagtcactttaacaatatctacatgtacatactacctcaatcagcctgactaaccggtgcctgtatgtagcctcgctactgttatagcctcgctaccagaggtgtggactcgagtcacatgacttggactcaagtcagactcgagtcacaaatatgatgacttgcaactcgacgtTGACTTTAACActaatgactcgtgacttgacttggacttgagccttatgactcgacctgacttgataccctccccaagcccaaatataaaaaatgatgctattaaaaaaagtgtacagcgcatcaactcttcatctaacagattacagtttgaatcgggcagcagccaatcaaattgtgccagttGAGAAAACGTTGtgtgtggcagtgcagaggaatgtcggcgggtgaattcagatggagcccttggaaagatgataccccaaattattattttcggatataaagacgacGCTGTATCAGCAAAAAAATTGATTGCAAgttgcaaaacatgcgggaagaaaattacagacggaggcgcaacaatttccaactttgttcgacaaagaac is a window of Salmo salar chromosome ssa18, Ssal_v3.1, whole genome shotgun sequence DNA encoding:
- the LOC123723677 gene encoding placenta-specific gene 8 protein, with amino-acid sequence MATSVIINNQHSQPPQPQTPAFIAVHSNQWSTGICDCFDDLQVCCFAYWCFPCFACTTTSEFGECFCLPMLDVLWSSTQLVGLPTCTPPVSMSMRVAVRHRYGIQGDMMADCVYSTFCNVCSWCQMAREIKRRRQTFTVINTQPTMLPGQPMLMASQPGVITSQPMITSAPQAILSTRFM